A genome region from Triticum aestivum cultivar Chinese Spring chromosome 2B, IWGSC CS RefSeq v2.1, whole genome shotgun sequence includes the following:
- the LOC123045787 gene encoding protein STICHEL-like 2, with the protein MTDMRRHSVSVDVPLSRTLVQLKRVRSLRDPATNSMSKYASPSDSMIWETASSNGAMMEGSRSAHHHLIEEDVDLEAEATMGSERSFRAPNARTASYRKSSVVRIRGLNPPRNKQVHRVRGDGHRKSVDSNHSNHSSLRQLANNIVTNVVEEKEEEEVNSYERVLPEKSEEEVKRRSKFKGKSSAAMSRVGSPCMSASEARSVGSRRSTVGHGTEDTRVRSNDVVGPNFSGCGISYCWSGASKYRDLYSDSDGPEQPLLSPEGTEVPFQENVPYTETPRCLSQKFRPRSFSELIGLNVVAQSLLYSSCKGKIAPMYLFHGPRGTGKTSTARIFAAALNCLSLEEQRPCGFCKECVILFSGRSRDVKEIDAAKMDRLGRVKALLKSASLVPYSSRFKVFIVDECHLLLEDAWSAIVKSLDEPYRHAVYIMITSDLDSLPRTSVTHCQKFHFPKIKVADIVNRLERICVDEGLEFDHDALHFIAAKSNGSLRDAEIMLDQLSLLGKRVTISLVHELVGLVSDDELIELLDLALSSDTTNTVRRARELMASSLDPLQLVSQLANLIMDILSGRCQSAVTEVSKSFLGRYALADVGIEKLRHALKILSEAEKQLRTSRNKATWVTVALLQFGSSESDIVAETNDMHARSATGYTDDWVSKVNSSSNFCDACNSNKSNCSERHCRRLKLENIWRRATGKCQSRSARSFLKKEGILSSVHVTEEVAIAEVGFSHPDHLSRAEKMQSLIQGVLQHVLGFNVEIRFKLVPCAARKDARSKRHSFSLLGCSGRKQELSDSTVTDEDEPVRHGARETPLKGYSSSQQPSPFIVQRVDSKPTVHGSEDDARSTLTSNRSMTDDLTRTCRSEANYSKGASEQGRFDSIQEPDLQPNCFSRTLKLQKRFFSSDAAHTICFRIQPHNKMGFLPKKEFDTYFCTYGPYEQCPRSNSRATYGSRDEDLSIKTSSGFGSNLLCWKGPKQSI; encoded by the exons ATGACTGACATGAGGCGCCACTCGGTCTCCGTGGACGTCCCACTGTCAAGAACCCTGGTGCAGCTCAAGCGAGTGAGGTCGCTGCGGGATCCAGCAACAAACTCTATGAGCAAGTATGCATCTCCTTCTGACAGTATGATCTGGGAGACTGCTTCTAGCAATGGAGCGATGATGGAAGGAAGCAGGTCAGCACACCATCATTTGATTGAGGAGGATGTGGATTTGGAAGCCGAAGCTACAATGGGGTCAGAGCGAAGCTTCCGGGCACCAAATGCAAGAACTGCATCTTACAGGAAATCTTCAGTTGTCAGGATCAGAGGCTTAAACCCACCAAGAAACAAGCAAGTTCATCGTGTCCGCGGAGATGGTCACAGGAAATCAGTGGATTCTAACCACTCTAATCATAGCTCTCTTAGGCAGTTGGCAAACAATATAGTAACCAACGTggtggaggagaaggaagaggaggaggtgaaTTCCTATGAACGGGTGTTGCCAGAGAAGAGCGAGGAAGAAGTGAAAAGGCGTTCCAAATTCAAGGGCAAGTCTTCTGCTGCAATGAGCCGCGTTGGCAGCCCTTGTATGTCTGCCAGTGAAGCGCGCTCAGTTGGGTCCAGAAGAAGCACAGTAGGGCATGGAACTGAGGACACACGAGTGAGGTCGAATGATGTTGTAGGACCAAACTTCAGTGGATGTGGTATAAGCTACTGCTGGTCAGGAGCATCAAAGTACCGCGATCTTTATTCCGATAGTGATGGTCCAGAGCAACCTCTCCTATCCCCAGAGGGGACTGAGGTACCGTTCCAAGAAAATGTACCATACACTGAGACACCAAGGTGTTTAAGCCAAAAATTTCGCCCTCGATCCTTCAGTGAACTGATTGGCCTCAATGTGGTTGCTCAGTCCCTCTTGTATTCCTCTTGCAAAGGGAAGATTGCTCCAATGTACTTGTTCCATGGCCCCCGGGGTACAGGCAAGACGTCTACGGCACGCATTTTTGCTGCTGCTCTAAATTGCCTCTCTCTTGAAGAGCAAAGGCCATGTGGGTTCTGTAAAGAGTGTGTTATTCTCTTCTCTGGGAGGAGCAGAGATGTAAAAGAAATTGATGCAGCAAAAATGGATCGCTTGGGTCGCGTAAAGGCACTTCTCAAGAGCGCATCTCTTGTCCCATACTCGTCACGCTTCAAGGTTTTCATAGTTGATGAATGCCATCTGTTGCTAGAAGATGCCTGGTCGGCAATAGTGAAGAGTCTTGATGAGCCATACCGGCATGCTGTCTACATTATGATTACTTCTGATCTAGATAGCTTGCCTCGCACTTCCGTCACACATTGCCAGAAGTTCCATTTTCCAAAGATAAAGGTTGCAGATATTGTCAACAGGTTGGAGAGAATCTGCGTAGATGAGGGGTTAGAATTTGACCATGATGCGTTGCACTTCATTGCTGCAAAGTCTAATGGTTCTCTTAGAGACGCTGAAATAATGCTGGATCAACTTAGTTTGCTTGGGAAGAGGGTCACAATTTCTCTTGTGCATGAACTT GTAGGATTGGTGTCTGATGATGAGTTGATTGAGTTGCTTGATCTAGCACTGTCATCGGACACAACCAACACGGTTAGACGAGCTCGGGAACTTATGGCGTCGTCGCTTGATCCTCTGCAGCTGGTCTCTCAGCTGGCAAACCTTATTATGGACATTCTCTCAGGACGATGTCAATCCGCGGTCACTGAAGTCAGCAAAAGTTTCTTGGGAAGATATGCGT TGGCAGATGTTGGTATAGAGAAACTAAGACATGCACTGAAAATACTGTCAGAAGCTGAAAAACAGTTGAGGACATCAAGAAATAAGGCAACTTGGGTTACTGTTGCACTTTTGCAGTTTGGCAGCTCTGAATCTGACATAGTAGCAGAAACAAATGACATGCATGCACGCTCAGCAACAGGATATACAG ATGACTGGGTATCCAAGGTAAACTCAAGCTCCAATTTCTGCGATGCGTGTAACAGCAACAAGTCCAACTGTTCTGAGAGACACTGTAGACGGCTTAAGCTTGAAAACATCTGGAGGAGAGCCACTGGGAAGTGTCAATCAAGATCAGCCAGAAGTTTCCTCAAGAAAGAAGGAATCCTATCATCAGTCCATGTTACCGAAG AGGTGGCTATAGCTGAAGTTGGATTTAGTCACCCGGATCACCTATCAAGGGCAGAGAAAATGCAAAGCCTGATACAAGGAGTACTGCAGCACGTTCTCGGGTTCAATGTGGAGATCAGATTCAAACTTGTCCCGTGTGCTGCGAGGAAAGATGCAAGGTCGAAGAGACACTCATTCAGCCTGCTCGGCTGCTCGGGACGAAAGCAAGAGCTGTCAGATTCCACAGTGACAGATGAGGATGAACCTGTGAGGCATGGAGCAAGAGAAACACCTCTGAAAGGCTACTCCTCTAGTCAGCAGCCATCGCCATTCATTGTGCAACGTGTTGATTCTAAGCCAACAGTTCATGGCTCCGAGGACGATGCCCGGAGCACCTTGACATCAAACAGATCCATGACTGATGACCTGACAAGGACATGTAGGTCGGAGGCTAACTACTCCAAGGGCGCAAGTGAGCAGGGTCGTTTCGACAGCATCCAGGAGCCCGACCTTCAGCCGAATTGCTTCTCACGAACATTGAAGCTTCAAAAGAGGTTCTTCTCGTCGGATGCAGCACACACAATCTGTTTCAGGATCCAGCCACACAACAAAATGGGTTTCCTACCTAAGAAAGAATTCGATACATATTTCTGCACATATGGGCCCTATGAGCAGTGTCCAAGATCGAATTCGAGAGCTACTTACGGTTCAAGAGATGAGGACTT GTCCATCAAGACTTCTTCTGGGTTTGGTTCGAACCTGCTCTGCTGGAAGGGCCCTAAACAGTCAATCTAA
- the LOC123045788 gene encoding desmethyl-deoxy-podophyllotoxin synthase: MEGWLALCFIALSTLLALWFSGSKSKPKKHLPPGPWTLPIIGSLHHVILGTLPHRTITDLCRRHGPLMLLKLGEVPTVVVSSAEAVAEVMKTNDVAFSNRQTTELQEIMGFGGKGIIFAPYGDHWRQMRKVCIVELLSSKQVKRMECIRAEEVGGLLRSIITATDAGAAANLSEMFAALGNNVVARAAFGGKFARQEEFLCAMDQIMDLLGGFCLVDLFPSSRLVRGLSNGERRIKRIRDLIEHIITEILDERKAARAAGHGACSTDDEDLLDVLLRLQEEDSAYPLTTEIIVTVLLDMFAAASETTGTALEWAMSELVSHPEVMAKAQLEVREVLGQGRAIISNSDLAELHYMQMVIKEVLRLHPPAALLPRKTREDCKIMGYDILKDTNIYINVFAISRDPQYWSNPKEFNPERFENNNVDYNGTSFEFTPFGGGRRQCPGIAFASSVLEITLVNFLYHFDWMLPDNANSLSLDMSEKFGFTVRRRTDLLLKAIPHVCSKATHI, encoded by the exons ATGGAGGGTTGGTTAGCCTTATGTTTTATAGCCCTATCCACGTTACTGGCCCTTTGGTTCTCCGGCAGCAAGAGCAAGCCCAAGAAGCACCTGCCTCCCGGGCCATGGACTCTCCCGATCATCGGCAGCCTCCACCACGTCATCCTCGGCACGCTCCCTCACCGCACCATCACTGATCTGTGTCGCCGGCATGGGCCACTGATGCTCCTCAAGCTAGGCGAGGTCCCCACGGTGGTGGTCTCCAGCGCCGAGGCGGTGGCGGAGGTAATGAAGACCAACGACGTCGCCTTCTCGAACCGGCAGACCACCGAGCTGCAGGAGATCATGGGCTTCGGCGGCAAGGGCATCATCTTCGCCCCCTACGGCGACCACTGGCGCCAGATGCGCAAGGTCTGCATCGTGGAGCTCCTCAGCTCCAAGCAGGTGAAGCGCATGGAGTGCATCAGGGCCGAGGAGGTGGGCGGCCTCCTCCGCTCCATCATCACGGCCACGGACGCGGGCGCCGCCGCCAACCTCAGCGAGATGTTTGCGGCGCTTGGCAACAACGTGGTGGCGCGGGCGGCGTTCGGCGGCAAGTTCGCACGGCAGGAGGAGTTCCTCTGCGCCATGGACCAAATCATGGACCTGCTGGGGGGCTTCTGCCTGGTCGACCTCTTCCCGTCGTCCCGGCTGGTGCGGGGGCTCAGCAATGGCGAGCGCCGCATAAAGAGGATCCGGGACCTCATTGAGCACATCATCACCGAGATCCTTGACGAGCGCAAGGCGGCGCGAGCGGCCGGTCATGGCGCATGCAGCACCGATGATGAGGACCTGCTGGACGTGCTGCTCAGGCTGCAGGAGGAGGACTCGGCATACCCTCTAACCACAGAGATTATAGTCACTGTCTTGTTG GACATGTTTGCGGCTGCTTCAGAGACTACAGGAACTGCTTTGGAGTGGGCCATGTCAGAACTCGTAAGTCATCCTGAAGTTATGGCTAAGGCACAATTAGAGGTTCGAGAGGTACTAGGTCAAGGCCGAGCTATCATTAGCAATAGCGATCTTGCAGAACTCCACTACATGCAGATGGTCATCAAGGAGGTTCTTAGATTGCATCCACCTGCCGCTTTACTCCCCCGCAAGACTAGAGAGGACTGCAAAATTATGGGTTACGACATCCTTAAAGATACCAATATATACATTAATGTCTTCGCAATTTCCCGGGACCCTCAGTATTGGAGCAATCCAAAAGAATTTAATCCCGAGAGATTTGAGAACAACAATGTGGATTATAACGGGACAAGTTTTGAATTCACTCCTTTCGGAGGTGGGCGACGACAATGCCCTGGAATAGCATTCGCATCATCAGTTTTGGAGATTACCTTGGTAAACTTTCTCTATCACTTTGACTGGATGCTTCCTGACAATGCCAACTCATTATCACTAGATATGTCTGAGAAATTCGGGTTCACTGTCCGTAGAAGGACTGACCTACTGCTCAAGGCTATTCCACATGTATGCTCCAAGGCTACACATATATAG
- the LOC123041558 gene encoding E3 ubiquitin-protein ligase HERC2-like, with protein sequence MECPMDTTASNAALVIEFHNIVNDAAAPRSPSPDPEAELMKRHFSGEEAVGQFPLTASPSILLHVLSSSDLDPKDLAALEATCKFFRNPAKFPPDLELSLPELAAFDMCQHRPMFNLMKPEEKEWLKQRCGGSWKLVLGYILVGEKNCRCGKSQVNAGPGHSIVVTASGAVYSFGMNSSGQLGLGDTEDKFKPCLIRSLQGTRITHAAVGSSRTMLVRDTGSVYVFGIDTFGGYSLNGMPATDYVNSPKVVESLKGIFVVQATIGGFFSAVLSREGRVYTFSWGHEERLGHNTDSADVEPRLLSGPLENVPVAQIAAGNCYLLVLAYQPTGMSVYSVGCGQGGKLGHGDKNSEGVPQLISHFEGINARPVSISAGAWHAAVLSSDGRVLTWGWGFQGCLGHGYAEECATLPMAVEISNAVHVSAGQYCTFVMTDNGDVYSFGWKGAYNLGLQDEDEEENQGVLSPKLVASLTGLNERFVQISPTNAYDWHNRSTGVSHTVALTESGKVYAFGGGGSGQLGIKLAEGKEAMPPLQVDVDLA encoded by the exons ATGGAGTGCCCAATGGATACTACAGCAAGCAACGCCGCCCTGGTTATAGAATTCCACAACATAGTGAATGATGCTGCTGCCCCGCGTTCTCCCTCGCCGGATCCAGAAGCTGAACTTATGAAGCGCCATTTCTCTGGAGAAGAAGCCGTAGGGCAATTCCCCCTAACCGCGAGCCCATCCATTCTCCTCCATGTGCTCTCATCCTCTGACCTGGATCCTAAAGATCTTGCTGCTTTGGAG GCTACATGTAAATTCTTCAGAAACCCCGCAAAGTTCCCACCAGACTTGGAATTATCACTTCCAGAACTTGCAGCATTCGACATGTGCCAGCATAGGCCCATGTTTAACCTAATGAAACCGGAAGAGAAGGAGTGGCTGAAGCAACGGTGCGGGGGCTCTTGGAAGCTTGTTCTTGGATACATTTTGGTCGGCGAGAAGAATTGCCGCTGCGGGAAATCTCAGGTCAATGCTGGACCAGGCCACAGCATTGTGGTCACCGCAAGTGGGGCCGTATACTCATTTGGCATGAATTCCTCGGGCCAGCTTGGCCTTGGGGACACAGAAGACAAGTTCAAGCCATGCCTTATCAG GTCTCTGCAAGGCACCAGGATCACGCATGCCGCGGTTGGATCGAGTCGAACAATGCTTGTGAGGGACACGGGAAGTGTCTACGTATTTGGAATCGACACCTTTGGGGGCTATAGCTTGAATGGAATGCCTGCTACTGACTACGTTAACAGTCCCAAGGTAGTGGAGTCACTGAAGGGCATCTTTGTAGTGCAAGCAACTATAGGAGGCTTCTTCTCGGCGGTTCTGTCCAGAGAGGGTCGGGTTTATACTTTCTCCTGGGGCCACGAGGAGAGGCTAGGCCATAATACAGATTCCGCCGATGTCGAGCCTCGTCTTCTCTCTGGGCCTCTTGAGAATGTACCTGTTGCGCAGATTGCTGCCGGCAATTGTTACCTCCTTGTGTTAGCCTACCAGCCCACCGGAAT GTCGGTGTACTCTGTGGGCTGTGGTCAAGGAGGCAAGCTTGGGCATGGGGACAAGAACAGCGAGGGCGTCCCTCAGCTGATATCACACTTCGAGGGAATCAACGCAAGGCCAGTGTCAATCTCAGCCGGTGCTTGGCACGCAGCGGTCCTGAGCAGCGACGGCCGCGTGCTCACCTGGGGATGGGGTTTCCAAGGCTGCCTAGGACATGGATACGCCGAAGAATGCGCGACCCTCCCGATGGCGGTGGAAATCTCCAATGCTGTCCACGTTTCAGCTGGCCAGTACTGCACCTTTGTCATGACGGATAATGGTGATGTCTACTCCTTTGGGTGGAAGGGAGCCTACAACCTAGGCTTGCAG gacgaggacgaggaggagaatcAGGGTGTCCTGTCTCCCAAGTTGGTCGCCTCACTCACCGGGCTAAACGAAAGGTTTGTGCAGATCAGCCCGACGAATGCCTATGATTGGCACAACAGAAGTACAGGGGTGTCTCATACGGTTGCCCTCACCGAATCCGGCAAGGTGTACGCGTTTGGAGGAGGTGGCTCGGGTCAGCTTGGCATCAAGCTTGCCGAGGGCAAAGAAGCCATGCCCCCTCTCCAGGTTGACGTCGATCTCGCCTAG